Part of the Deltaproteobacteria bacterium genome, AAATCACGCTGAACATAAGGATTATTTTCCTCAACCGCATAGGAACGCGGCTTCCTGACCTGAAACCTGGGCGGACCTACTTCCAGGTCCGAAGCAAGCTGATGCAGCTCGCAATCTTTTGCATCCCTGTCAGTGACACAGGATCCCGTGTGCGCGGCCAGTAAAAGCTCCACAATCACTTTCCGCGTCGAAAGCACCTTGGGAGAGCGGGTGTGTATGACCATTCCCTCAGCAATGGGAGTATGACAGGAGCCGACCAGTGTCTTCGCGCCCTCTGCCTCCACCACACAGACTCGGCAGACTCCACTTGGGGATATTTCCGGCCGGTGGCAAAGGGTCGGAATGCTGATGCCGTTTTGTTCGGCGGCCTCAAGGATCGTCATCCCCTCGCGCCCGCTTATTTCCCTGCCATCTATGGTTATTTTTACGACGCTCATTTAATAATGTCCTCGATGCTTATACGGAAAGACTTCTGGCGAAACTCCTGCTCATTGAAATTCATGACCCTTCCGGCCAATCCTAGTTTGATTTTTTAAATGAGACGATCTTATACAAATTAACTCCTGGGCCTGTTGTCAAGTCTAAAATGCGCTGGTCTTAATTTCTAGCTGGCAATCGTTCCGCCACAAGAATCATCCGGCCGTGATGAATGCTTAATGGTAGGAGTACAGGCTCTTTTAAACTCTCTGTAAAAGCTTTAAGACTGCCCCAGATACACGTGACCGTAATCCAGGCTGGTCATGGGCGAACCTTCACCAAGCTGACGGCCCTCTTCAACCCGTCCCAGAAAAAGCGTGTGATCACCGGGACGGATAGTTTCGGCCAGGCGACAGTCCAGGCAGGCCAGCGCCTGCCTCACCAGAGGCGCGCCGGTCACGGCAGTAAACAGGTCCAGTCTGCGGAATTTTTCTTCGGGAGAGGCCTTCTTAAAGAATGGTAAGAAATCTTCCAGGCCCGGCGGCAGGACGTTCAGCCCGAAACAGCCAAACCGGGGTATAAGGTCGTGCAGAAAGCGGTTCTGCCTGACTGCGACCATGACCAGAGCCGGGTCAAAGCCGACCTGGCTGGCCCAGGAGACAATCATGCCATGAGGCTCGGCCAGGGTCCCTGTCGTCAGGATATACAGGCCGGTGGTCACGCTGGACAGAGCCTTTTTGGTTTCCTCGTTCATTTGAAGCCGTACCTGTGTTATTAATTTTTTTGCCTGGCCGCCCGTGTTGACTGCGGCGGCGTATTTAAAGAACATCTGGCAACGAAAAAGCTTACTGTAATATGTAAGGCATGAAAGTCCGGGAAAGCAAGAAAATAAATGCGCCCTGGGGTTGGATTCCGGAAATGATAAATAAAAAAGACAGGACCGGGGCCGATCCTGTCAGGGATAGTTAACGATTGAAGTTTGATTAGGCTCTGAGCTTTTTCCTGAGTCCTGCCAGGCCGATCAGACCGGAGCCGAACAGCAAGACTGCGCCTGGGATAGGCACCGCCGGAGGCTGCTCTTCTGATCCGTAATTCCCCTCGAAATTATCAATAATATAGCGCTGACCGCCCGTTTGGTCGTTGTTGAAATCAAATAAAGCATAGGCCGCAATTCCGCTGAAGGTGGTTTCGATCATACCTTCCGGGAAGTTACTTGGGTCTGTGCCGTTTGGATAAGTATAGAGCCCGTATTCAAAGTCATGGGCGATTAAAGTATCGGAACTGTTATAAACCCAGAATTCAGTCCAGGTATTAGGGGTCTCCCGAAAATCGTCGAGGGCAAACCCGAAGTTGAGGTAGTCCTGGGCCTGTCTATAAAAATCAACCCTTAGATCATACGGACTGACCAGCGTTGACCCTTCAAGACCCGGCTCAACAATATAAGTCATATATGAGCCCGGACCAACTGTATTGAAGCCAGCGGGATCATTAGTGCTAAAGATAACGTCGTATACACTATCACCGTCAGAGTCAAATTGGTAGCTGGTTGCGCCCATAATTCCCACATCGAAGGTGATGGTAGTTTGAGCAAATGCTCCATTAGCACAGAAAAAAAGAAATAGAAGAGCAGTAACAA contains:
- a CDS encoding flavin reductase, whose amino-acid sequence is MNEETKKALSSVTTGLYILTTGTLAEPHGMIVSWASQVGFDPALVMVAVRQNRFLHDLIPRFGCFGLNVLPPGLEDFLPFFKKASPEEKFRRLDLFTAVTGAPLVRQALACLDCRLAETIRPGDHTLFLGRVEEGRQLGEGSPMTSLDYGHVYLGQS
- a CDS encoding (2Fe-2S)-binding protein translates to MSVVKITIDGREISGREGMTILEAAEQNGISIPTLCHRPEISPSGVCRVCVVEAEGAKTLVGSCHTPIAEGMVIHTRSPKVLSTRKVIVELLLAAHTGSCVTDRDAKDCELHQLASDLEVGPPRFQVRKPRSYAVEENNPYVQRDLSKCILCRRCIKVCSEVAQKSVFSVGYRGFWSKIIVGCDEPLDTKVCQDCEICIDACPTGALSKPLALREEEKGAG
- a CDS encoding PEP-CTERM sorting domain-containing protein is translated as MKGKFSLVVTALLFLFFCANGAFAQTTITFDVGIMGATSYQFDSDGDSVYDVIFSTNDPAGFNTVGPGSYMTYIVEPGLEGSTLVSPYDLRVDFYRQAQDYLNFGFALDDFRETPNTWTEFWVYNSSDTLIAHDFEYGLYTYPNGTDPSNFPEGMIETTFSGIAAYALFDFNNDQTGGQRYIIDNFEGNYGSEEQPPAVPIPGAVLLFGSGLIGLAGLRKKLRA